The proteins below come from a single Miscanthus floridulus cultivar M001 chromosome 1, ASM1932011v1, whole genome shotgun sequence genomic window:
- the LOC136460276 gene encoding flavonoid 3'-monooxygenase CYP75B4-like, translated as MARRCGLAGAAAGARRRGGDCSGEPCRREELTTGDTDTAHEDDDQPGLHDDDILIDQLFRPKLLVNVWGIARDLALWPDPLQFRPSRFLPGPGGYGFSETEHYGYGFIPLGAGRRVCAGRSWGTRMVALACATLVHAFDWELPAGQTPGDLVIEEALTLLLQRAVPLMLRPVPRLLPSAYEIIS; from the exons atggcgcggcggtgcgggcTGGCAGGCGCGGCGGCGGGGGCTAGGCGGCGCGGAGGCGACTGCT ctggcgagccgTGCCGCCGCGAAGAGTTGACTACtggagacacggacacggcgcacgaggacgacgaccagccagggctccacgacgacgacatcttgattgaTCAGTTATTCAGGCctaag CTGCTGGTCAACGTGTGGGGCATCGCCCGTGACCTGGCCCTGTGGCCCGACCCGCTCCAGTTCCGGCCTTCCCGCTTCCTCCCGGGCCCAGGTGGATATGGGTTCAGTGAGACTGAGCACTATGGATATGGCTTCATACCGTTAGGGGCCGGGCGAAGGGTGTGCGCGGGCCGAAGCTGGGGCACGCGCATGGTCGCGCTCGCTTGCGCCACTCTGGTCCACGCGTTCGATTGGGAGCTGCCGGCGGGGCAGACGCCGGGCGACCTCGTCATAGAGGAGGCACTCACTCTGCTCTTGCAGCGGGCCGTGCCGTTGATGCTTCGTCCTGTCCCCAGGCTGCTCCCATCTGCATACGAAATCATTTCATAA